From Methanosarcina lacustris Z-7289, one genomic window encodes:
- the rfbB gene encoding dTDP-glucose 4,6-dehydratase, whose amino-acid sequence MRLLVTGGCGFIGSNFIHYMLGKYPNYQIVNLDKLTYAGNPANLKDLENNSNYSFIQGDICDPVMVNETMKKVDQVVNFAAESHVDRSIEDGSIFVMTNVLGTNTLLQSALANNIKKFIHISTDEVYGSIKEGSFTEKDTLNPSNPYSSSKAGSDLLALSYYTTYGLPVCVTRCTNNFGPYQYPEKLIPFFISRLMDGKKVPVHGTGLNIRDWIYVEDHCSAIDFVLHKGTSGEIYNIDGGNELTNLEITHLLLKILDKNESSIEYVEDRKGNDFRYSLNGSKLEKMGWKPKYDFETTFKQTVRWYVENRWWWEPLKR is encoded by the coding sequence TTGAGACTGCTGGTAACTGGAGGCTGCGGATTTATAGGCAGCAACTTTATCCATTATATGCTGGGAAAATACCCGAATTATCAAATTGTGAATCTTGACAAACTGACCTATGCCGGAAACCCCGCAAATCTGAAGGATCTGGAAAATAACTCGAATTATTCTTTTATCCAGGGAGATATCTGTGACCCTGTAATGGTTAACGAAACAATGAAAAAAGTAGATCAGGTTGTCAATTTTGCAGCCGAAAGCCACGTTGACCGCTCAATTGAAGATGGATCTATATTCGTCATGACAAACGTGCTTGGGACAAATACTCTTCTGCAAAGTGCGCTTGCAAATAATATCAAAAAGTTTATCCATATCTCAACTGATGAAGTATACGGTAGCATTAAAGAAGGTTCTTTTACTGAAAAAGACACTCTGAACCCTTCAAATCCTTATTCATCAAGCAAAGCAGGTTCCGACCTTCTTGCCCTGTCTTATTATACAACTTATGGCCTGCCAGTCTGTGTAACAAGATGCACAAACAACTTCGGACCTTATCAATATCCGGAAAAGTTAATTCCGTTTTTTATCAGCAGATTGATGGACGGAAAAAAAGTTCCAGTCCACGGCACTGGCCTGAACATTCGGGACTGGATCTATGTTGAAGACCACTGTTCTGCAATAGATTTTGTCCTTCATAAAGGAACCAGTGGAGAAATCTACAATATAGACGGCGGAAACGAACTTACAAATCTTGAAATAACTCATCTCCTCTTGAAAATTCTCGACAAAAATGAATCTTCAATCGAATATGTGGAAGATCGAAAAGGCAACGATTTCCGGTACTCCCTTAACGGCAGCAAACTGGAAAAGATGGGTTGGAAACCTAAGTACGATTTTGAAACTACCTTTAAGCAAACGGTTAGATGGTATGTTGAAAACCGATGGTGGTGGGAACCATTAAAACGCTGA
- a CDS encoding putative quinol monooxygenase — MILLTIRVVAKNQVKPDKIQEYMDLCKNLVEESLKEEGCIEYGLYQELENPGILTILEEWKDKNSLDEHLNSNHFKEIFPLLSEYLEKETEIDIYKKKL; from the coding sequence GTGATTTTATTGACGATAAGAGTTGTTGCAAAAAACCAGGTCAAACCTGATAAAATTCAAGAATATATGGATTTGTGTAAAAACCTTGTTGAAGAATCATTAAAAGAAGAAGGCTGCATAGAATATGGGTTGTATCAGGAATTAGAAAATCCAGGAATCCTGACGATATTAGAAGAATGGAAAGATAAAAACAGCCTGGATGAACACTTAAACTCCAATCATTTCAAAGAAATATTTCCTTTGCTTTCAGAATATCTGGAAAAAGAAACTGAAATTGACATATACAAAAAAAAGCTGTGA
- a CDS encoding nitroreductase family protein codes for METLEAIHTRRSIRKYTDRPVPRELITELLRAAMSAPSAVNAQPWVFIVIDDRKLLDEIPTYSPYASMCREAPLAILVCGDTTQEKAPGHWVQDCSAAIQNLLLAAHDFGLGAVWTGIFPMTDKVKGFRKAFGLPDHVFPLGLVPIGYPAQQPGSQDRYREEKVYHNRYGQKKDLFRD; via the coding sequence ATGGAAACTCTTGAAGCAATCCACACTCGCCGAAGTATTCGAAAATACACCGACCGGCCAGTTCCGAGAGAGCTTATTACCGAACTGCTCAGGGCTGCAATGAGCGCTCCGTCCGCAGTTAATGCCCAGCCCTGGGTCTTTATTGTTATTGATGACCGGAAACTCCTTGATGAAATTCCCACATACAGCCCCTATGCAAGCATGTGCAGGGAAGCACCTCTTGCAATCCTGGTCTGCGGGGATACGACTCAGGAAAAAGCCCCTGGACACTGGGTACAGGACTGCTCGGCAGCCATCCAGAACCTCCTGCTCGCAGCTCACGATTTTGGGCTTGGAGCGGTCTGGACAGGGATTTTTCCCATGACAGATAAGGTTAAAGGCTTCCGGAAAGCTTTTGGACTGCCTGATCACGTATTTCCTCTTGGGCTTGTACCTATCGGTTATCCTGCTCAGCAGCCCGGATCTCAGGACCGGTACAGGGAAGAAAAAGTTTACCACAACAGGTACGGTCAGAAGAAAGACTTATTCCGTGATTGA
- the modA gene encoding molybdate ABC transporter substrate-binding protein, which translates to MKKICAFIIIMVLAIALAESGCAEKGASTPVLENQGKEFEGRQITVCSGAGLIKPMTELIGNFENETGADVEVRYGGSAEIFGFLTSKECDVFIPGDYYYTGQAMEKNYVFNESVTNLTLHIPVIAVPEKNPANISGLEDLAKPGVKLALGDPNGPAIGKVSETICEKAGILPEVENNTIVRTATVNQLLIYVVSDEVDAAIIWEDMANWGEASGKLKIIHIPEKQNKIKTIPTAVSVYTKDPELAKAFNAYIAGGKAEKTWEKWGFKPCKS; encoded by the coding sequence GTGAAAAAAATCTGCGCATTCATAATTATTATGGTACTGGCAATAGCCCTGGCTGAATCCGGGTGTGCTGAGAAAGGGGCATCTACACCTGTTCTGGAAAACCAGGGAAAAGAGTTTGAAGGAAGACAGATCACGGTTTGTTCCGGAGCCGGGCTGATAAAGCCCATGACCGAGTTGATCGGGAATTTTGAAAACGAGACCGGAGCAGATGTTGAGGTCCGCTACGGAGGAAGTGCCGAAATCTTCGGATTCCTTACTTCAAAAGAGTGTGACGTTTTTATCCCCGGGGATTACTACTATACCGGACAGGCTATGGAAAAAAATTATGTTTTCAATGAAAGCGTGACAAACCTGACTCTGCATATTCCGGTAATTGCAGTTCCCGAGAAAAACCCGGCAAATATAAGCGGGCTTGAAGACCTTGCAAAACCCGGAGTAAAACTGGCTCTCGGAGACCCCAACGGGCCTGCAATAGGCAAAGTCTCGGAAACAATCTGTGAAAAGGCAGGCATCCTTCCTGAAGTCGAGAATAACACAATTGTCAGGACTGCGACCGTAAACCAGCTTCTCATCTACGTTGTATCCGATGAAGTAGATGCGGCAATTATCTGGGAAGACATGGCAAACTGGGGCGAAGCCAGCGGGAAACTCAAAATTATCCATATTCCTGAAAAACAGAATAAAATAAAAACCATACCTACAGCAGTTTCCGTATACACCAAAGACCCGGAACTGGCAAAGGCTTTCAACGCTTACATTGCTGGAGGAAAAGCAGAAAAGACCTGGGAAAAATGGGGCTTTAAGCCATGCAAGTCTTAA
- a CDS encoding GNAT family N-acetyltransferase encodes MDGIEVRELSSSEYKEWDLLVEKAQPGTLFHTSEWLEICRDVLSKDLKIYGCFRNGELVGGCPLFVKNIKGILKVATSTCNMTSYSGPLIKESDSSKASKRVQETHEILNSLREFLCKQGFDSIHLTFAPGFEDIRPFTWNGWNSTVHYTHYLNLKENIDSNLSRERQMEIKIATEAGLKTRAWNDPETYYRLLSLAYEKQNLEPPLPRGFFERVFKLIQEKDIGYMFVSETPEGEVVAAHLNLYGKKCAVIWTSALNPDFGRLGPIALLYYNEFLDLKSRDFKYMNVMAANIPTFVDFIMGFSPELIPYYSVTLESKKYSIAKTLYKTTHKETC; translated from the coding sequence ATGGACGGAATTGAAGTTAGAGAATTGTCGTCATCCGAATACAAAGAATGGGATTTGCTTGTAGAAAAAGCTCAACCCGGTACACTCTTTCATACCAGTGAATGGCTTGAAATTTGCAGGGATGTCCTGTCAAAAGATCTAAAAATCTACGGCTGTTTTAGAAACGGTGAGCTTGTGGGAGGATGCCCCCTTTTTGTTAAAAATATCAAGGGGATATTGAAAGTGGCAACTTCAACCTGCAATATGACCAGCTACAGTGGGCCTCTTATAAAAGAGAGTGACAGCTCCAAAGCAAGTAAACGAGTACAGGAAACTCATGAAATCCTCAATTCCCTCAGGGAATTTCTCTGCAAGCAGGGATTTGACAGCATTCATCTAACGTTCGCTCCAGGCTTTGAGGATATAAGACCGTTTACGTGGAATGGATGGAATTCCACCGTGCATTATACTCATTATCTGAATCTGAAAGAAAACATAGACAGCAATCTTTCAAGGGAAAGACAGATGGAAATTAAAATTGCAACTGAGGCAGGACTTAAAACCAGGGCATGGAATGACCCTGAAACATATTACCGTCTGCTTTCACTTGCCTATGAAAAACAGAATTTAGAGCCTCCCTTGCCCAGAGGGTTCTTTGAAAGAGTATTTAAGCTGATTCAGGAAAAAGACATTGGATACATGTTTGTCTCAGAGACTCCTGAAGGTGAAGTTGTTGCAGCTCACTTAAATCTGTATGGGAAAAAATGCGCTGTAATCTGGACCTCAGCCCTGAACCCTGATTTTGGTCGTTTGGGCCCCATTGCTCTTCTGTATTATAATGAATTTCTTGACCTGAAGTCCCGAGACTTCAAATACATGAATGTAATGGCAGCGAATATTCCTACATTTGTAGATTTTATTATGGGCTTTTCTCCTGAGCTGATTCCATACTATAGTGTGACCCTGGAGAGCAAAAAATATTCAATCGCGAAAACCCTATACAAAACCACTCATAAGGAAACATGTTGA
- a CDS encoding SIMPL domain-containing protein: MSPENKNDKSYYVIIALSVVLVLMAATIYATSQSGSEKDTENTISMSGYAEQKVVPDTATLSIGVVVQSATAKEASNENAALMSAVIAELKAMGLQDKEIQTSYVSVSPVYNYDKEQTITGYSASNSVQITTTKLDNLSEIIDRSTAAGANDIGSISFIVSDDMQKQLREDLINKAVTDASSKAATLAKSLGVEITGVQTSSISENSGSRVYYDMATAEKGSGAVSTPIQPGESTVSTSIQVTYYIE, encoded by the coding sequence ATGTCACCGGAAAATAAAAACGATAAATCTTATTACGTTATCATTGCGCTATCAGTTGTTTTGGTGCTGATGGCAGCAACGATATACGCCACTTCACAGAGTGGGTCCGAAAAGGATACGGAAAATACTATTTCCATGAGTGGGTATGCTGAACAGAAAGTTGTCCCTGACACAGCAACATTGAGTATAGGTGTTGTAGTTCAGTCTGCAACTGCAAAGGAAGCGTCCAATGAAAATGCAGCCCTTATGAGCGCTGTAATAGCAGAACTCAAAGCAATGGGATTGCAGGATAAGGAAATACAGACATCCTATGTTTCCGTGTCCCCGGTATACAACTATGATAAAGAACAAACAATCACAGGTTACTCTGCATCCAACAGTGTGCAGATCACGACCACGAAGCTCGACAACCTTAGTGAGATCATTGACAGGTCCACAGCCGCCGGAGCTAATGATATTGGAAGCATTTCCTTCATAGTATCCGATGATATGCAAAAGCAGCTTCGTGAAGACCTGATAAATAAAGCAGTCACTGATGCATCATCAAAAGCCGCTACGCTTGCTAAGAGCCTGGGTGTAGAGATTACTGGCGTGCAGACATCATCTATAAGTGAAAACAGTGGTTCCAGAGTATATTATGATATGGCAACAGCAGAAAAGGGCTCAGGAGCAGTTTCCACTCCTATTCAGCCAGGCGAGTCTACCGTTTCAACGTCAATACAGGTCACGTACTATATTGAGTAA
- the rfbD gene encoding dTDP-4-dehydrorhamnose reductase — protein MVVGTIKTLIIGASGMLGSDLCKLFPDAFKLTHKELDITNRESVIDWIRKIKPDVVINSAAYTCVDECEDMQELAFQVNGYGPGHIAEACSIFGVKLIHFSTDYVFDGSKKEYVESDVPNPINVYGYSKLFGENKIIENIDDYRIIRISGLFGVHGKNFVGTMLRLSRELDTVKVINDQFGKPTYTMDLASRVKEVIKLDPGIYHITNEGICSWYGFASDIIDNAIPCTSEEFPRKAKRPSYSVLVNTKIEPMRHWKEALKDYLKERKA, from the coding sequence ATGGTGGTGGGAACCATTAAAACGCTGATCATTGGTGCCAGTGGGATGCTTGGATCTGACCTCTGCAAATTGTTTCCGGATGCTTTCAAACTAACTCATAAAGAACTTGACATCACCAACCGTGAAAGTGTGATCGACTGGATAAGGAAAATAAAACCTGACGTTGTGATCAATTCTGCAGCCTACACATGTGTAGACGAGTGTGAGGATATGCAGGAACTGGCATTTCAGGTCAATGGATATGGACCTGGGCACATTGCAGAAGCCTGTTCTATTTTTGGGGTTAAACTGATACATTTCAGTACTGATTATGTTTTTGACGGCTCTAAAAAAGAGTATGTAGAATCTGATGTCCCAAATCCGATTAATGTATATGGCTATTCAAAACTCTTTGGTGAAAACAAAATTATTGAAAATATAGATGATTACAGGATTATCCGAATCTCCGGGCTTTTTGGGGTTCACGGAAAAAATTTTGTTGGAACAATGCTCAGGTTATCCAGAGAACTGGATACTGTAAAGGTGATCAATGACCAGTTTGGTAAACCCACTTATACAATGGATCTGGCAAGTAGAGTAAAAGAAGTAATTAAACTTGATCCTGGTATTTATCATATTACAAATGAAGGTATATGTTCTTGGTATGGGTTTGCGTCTGATATTATAGATAATGCCATTCCATGTACAAGTGAGGAATTCCCAAGAAAAGCAAAACGTCCCAGTTATTCCGTTCTAGTAAACACTAAAATAGAACCAATGAGGCACTGGAAAGAAGCACTTAAAGATTATCTAAAGGAAAGGAAAGCGTGA
- a CDS encoding NAD(P)H-dependent oxidoreductase, with product MKILYVYAHPEPTSFNAALKDTALAALKEKGNEVRLSDLYAMNFNPVLNAGDFTERKKPDVFKPFLEAIHASKTGAFAPDIKEEMEKVKWADLLIFQFPIYFTSMPSIMKGWIDRVLAPGFGFNPITNSAYETGLLKGKAAMLITTTGASQEWYSEGGEHGDLNRHLESVTHCVFEYMGMKVLPSHIIYEVSSLSKEKGAEELETYRNRIFEL from the coding sequence ATGAAAATTCTTTATGTTTATGCACACCCTGAGCCAACATCCTTTAATGCTGCCCTGAAAGACACAGCTCTCGCTGCCCTGAAAGAAAAAGGCAACGAAGTAAGACTATCAGACCTTTACGCAATGAACTTCAATCCCGTGCTCAATGCAGGGGACTTCACAGAAAGAAAAAAACCGGATGTTTTCAAGCCTTTCCTTGAAGCAATCCATGCCTCGAAAACCGGAGCTTTTGCGCCTGACATAAAAGAGGAGATGGAAAAAGTAAAGTGGGCAGACCTTTTGATTTTCCAGTTCCCGATCTACTTCACATCCATGCCCTCGATAATGAAAGGCTGGATAGACAGGGTCCTGGCTCCGGGCTTTGGCTTCAATCCTATCACAAACAGCGCCTACGAAACCGGGCTCCTGAAAGGAAAAGCTGCAATGCTTATCACCACTACAGGAGCTTCGCAGGAATGGTATTCCGAAGGGGGGGAACACGGGGACCTTAACAGGCATCTGGAATCTGTCACTCACTGCGTCTTTGAGTACATGGGGATGAAAGTACTGCCGTCCCATATTATCTACGAGGTGAGCAGTCTTTCAAAGGAAAAAGGGGCTGAAGAACTCGAGACATATAGAAATAGAATATTTGAACTTTAA
- a CDS encoding flavodoxin family protein, which yields MKVVAFNGSPRKEGNTAFLIKHVLEELEKEGIETEIVQVGGKSIHGCTACTKCFENKDRKCVIDKDIVNDCIEKMFEADGIILASSTYFADLTPELKALIDRAGFVAIANGEIFKRKVGAAVVAVRRAGAVHAFDSINHFFTISQMIIPGSNYWNIGIGLAEGDVEKDEEGIRTMQVLGQNMAWLLKKLNA from the coding sequence ATGAAAGTCGTTGCATTTAACGGAAGCCCACGGAAGGAAGGCAATACAGCCTTTCTCATAAAGCACGTCCTTGAAGAGCTTGAAAAAGAAGGGATCGAAACCGAAATCGTGCAGGTAGGGGGAAAAAGTATCCACGGATGTACAGCCTGTACAAAATGCTTTGAAAACAAAGACCGAAAGTGTGTAATTGACAAAGACATCGTCAATGACTGCATTGAAAAAATGTTTGAAGCCGACGGCATAATCCTTGCCTCATCCACATATTTCGCAGACCTGACACCTGAGCTCAAAGCCCTTATAGATAGGGCAGGGTTTGTTGCCATAGCCAATGGCGAAATTTTCAAGCGGAAAGTAGGAGCAGCTGTAGTGGCAGTAAGGAGAGCTGGAGCTGTCCATGCCTTCGATTCTATCAACCACTTCTTCACGATTTCCCAGATGATAATTCCAGGATCCAATTACTGGAACATAGGGATAGGACTTGCTGAAGGAGATGTCGAAAAAGATGAAGAGGGCATCCGGACCATGCAGGTTCTGGGACAGAATATGGCATGGCTTTTGAAAAAACTCAATGCGTAA
- a CDS encoding ATP-binding cassette domain-containing protein has product MSFLEIRDLCLDVGGFELSGIGLKAEKGDYLALIGPSGSGKSLILETIIGFYGPEKGRIILEGKDITDLSPDMRHISIVYQDHMLFPHMNVFENIAYALRKKVKDKKQIETEVKQVAEVLGISELLHRKPTTLSGGEKQRAALARGLVARPKLLLLDEPFSALDTRTREKLREMLKKAIADYSTTVLHVTHDFEDVWALANRVVVIRKGEVMQAGDPESVFKRPSPDFVAEFLGTNVLKGKVKVLEGKLAVVEAEGLEIYSADPAEPGEEVTVSIRPEEVILAREIVESSARNILKGKVSGIFKKEHLVVVEVKMGSAEIKAVVTPTSCEMLGLEPGREIYAVFKASNARIIRSTLHR; this is encoded by the coding sequence GTGAGTTTCCTTGAGATCAGAGACCTCTGCCTTGACGTTGGGGGTTTCGAACTCAGCGGGATAGGACTCAAAGCCGAAAAAGGAGATTATCTGGCACTGATAGGTCCCTCAGGCAGCGGAAAGTCCCTTATCCTTGAAACCATAATAGGGTTTTACGGACCCGAAAAAGGCCGGATTATTCTGGAAGGAAAAGATATTACCGACCTTTCTCCCGATATGAGGCATATCAGCATAGTGTACCAGGACCACATGCTTTTTCCCCACATGAACGTTTTCGAAAACATAGCATATGCCCTCAGGAAAAAAGTAAAGGACAAAAAGCAGATAGAAACCGAAGTAAAACAGGTTGCTGAAGTCCTCGGGATAAGCGAACTCCTGCACAGAAAACCAACTACACTGAGCGGAGGAGAAAAGCAAAGGGCAGCCCTTGCAAGAGGCCTGGTTGCAAGACCAAAGCTGCTCCTTCTGGACGAGCCCTTCAGCGCCCTTGATACAAGAACACGGGAAAAGCTAAGGGAGATGCTGAAAAAAGCAATTGCGGATTACAGTACCACTGTCCTGCACGTGACCCATGATTTTGAAGATGTATGGGCCCTGGCAAACCGGGTGGTTGTCATAAGAAAAGGGGAAGTTATGCAGGCAGGAGACCCGGAATCTGTCTTCAAGCGGCCTTCTCCGGATTTTGTGGCCGAGTTTCTGGGCACCAATGTGCTGAAAGGAAAGGTAAAGGTTCTCGAAGGAAAACTTGCAGTGGTTGAAGCCGAAGGCCTGGAAATCTATTCTGCAGACCCCGCCGAGCCTGGAGAAGAGGTCACGGTCTCCATACGTCCGGAAGAGGTAATTCTTGCCAGAGAGATTGTGGAAAGTTCGGCCCGGAACATTTTGAAGGGAAAAGTTTCAGGAATTTTCAAAAAAGAACACCTGGTCGTGGTTGAGGTAAAGATGGGGAGTGCAGAAATTAAAGCAGTGGTTACGCCGACGTCATGTGAAATGCTTGGGCTCGAGCCGGGTAGGGAAATCTATGCTGTGTTTAAAGCTTCAAATGCCAGGATAATAAGGTCAACACTTCATAGATAA
- a CDS encoding ABC transporter permease: protein MQVLRSPGMNHSWFRNLTVGIAFFFTFLLFSSIGVLLFVLKPSEIISSLFSEEMFYSMKLSMLTSSASTFSVMCCSIPTAYALSRYSFPGKRIVKAVLGLPMAFPELVMGLALLLLFGHGFLGPYLEMAGIKVIFSKLGIVVAQFFVAFPYAVRVIYSTFEDINPRYEQVSRSFGYGEFETFRHVTLPMARSGLFASSVITFARCIGAFGAVLVLAGGSYMHTEVLPVTLYLNISYGNLEMAITSGILLMGIAFLAILSFERFEGGRM from the coding sequence ATGCAAGTCTTAAGGTCCCCGGGTATGAACCACTCCTGGTTCAGAAACCTCACTGTAGGCATTGCCTTCTTCTTCACTTTTTTACTTTTTTCATCCATAGGGGTTCTGCTCTTCGTCCTGAAACCCTCGGAAATAATCTCATCCCTGTTTTCGGAAGAGATGTTCTATTCCATGAAGCTTTCAATGCTGACCTCGTCAGCTTCGACATTTTCTGTCATGTGCTGTTCAATCCCAACAGCCTATGCCCTTTCCCGTTATTCTTTTCCGGGAAAAAGGATTGTAAAGGCAGTACTTGGGCTTCCTATGGCTTTTCCTGAACTGGTCATGGGCCTTGCACTCCTGCTTCTTTTCGGACACGGATTTCTCGGACCTTACCTTGAGATGGCAGGAATAAAGGTGATCTTTAGCAAGCTCGGAATAGTGGTTGCCCAGTTTTTTGTCGCTTTTCCTTATGCTGTAAGGGTTATCTACTCCACCTTTGAAGACATCAACCCGCGATACGAACAGGTCTCAAGGAGTTTCGGGTATGGGGAATTCGAAACTTTCAGGCATGTGACCCTTCCGATGGCCAGGAGCGGACTCTTTGCTTCGAGCGTTATTACCTTTGCCCGGTGCATAGGGGCTTTTGGAGCTGTCCTGGTGCTTGCGGGAGGCTCCTATATGCATACCGAAGTCCTGCCTGTGACCCTTTACCTGAACATTTCCTACGGGAACCTGGAAATGGCAATCACAAGTGGAATTTTGTTGATGGGAATTGCTTTTCTTGCAATCCTCAGTTTCGAGAGGTTCGAAGGAGGCAGGATGTGA
- a CDS encoding Rossmann-like domain-containing protein: MIIMKKMNEEGDKETGILFSLVSALKKDLGPVLEEIEVQDVRIGLAYTGVLLSENYGGVACTPLNEFSCCPALGFADTLKSKTADKVLELALSENPLEAAVGVATVNALSHMLHDLEPENFQSSCLDILDLIKPGDRVAMIGYFAPLVPKILTITEKLTVLEKREIEAPQTRTLPSEKAREILPESDVIILSASTLANRTFDGLLAQKGDAREVVLLGPSAPLYPEPFFERGITAVMGTRITIPETMLTIVSEAGGTKKLHKYCGEKVAFSRKEWKRKEK, from the coding sequence ATGATAATAATGAAAAAAATGAACGAGGAAGGAGATAAAGAAACTGGAATCCTGTTCTCCCTCGTAAGTGCGCTCAAAAAAGACCTGGGCCCAGTCCTTGAAGAAATCGAAGTACAGGATGTCAGGATAGGGCTCGCCTATACTGGGGTCCTGCTTTCCGAAAACTACGGAGGTGTAGCCTGCACTCCCCTCAACGAGTTTTCCTGCTGCCCTGCCCTGGGTTTTGCAGATACCCTGAAAAGCAAAACTGCGGATAAAGTGCTTGAACTTGCCCTGTCAGAAAATCCCCTTGAAGCAGCAGTAGGAGTGGCAACCGTAAATGCGCTTTCCCATATGCTCCATGACCTGGAACCCGAAAACTTCCAGAGTTCCTGCTTGGATATTCTGGACCTTATAAAGCCCGGGGATAGGGTTGCAATGATAGGCTATTTCGCCCCTCTCGTCCCGAAAATCCTGACAATAACCGAAAAACTCACAGTCCTTGAAAAGCGTGAAATCGAAGCTCCTCAAACCAGGACCCTCCCTTCGGAAAAAGCCAGAGAGATCCTCCCTGAATCGGATGTGATCATCCTCAGTGCAAGTACTCTCGCCAACAGGACCTTCGACGGCCTTCTTGCTCAAAAAGGAGACGCAAGAGAAGTTGTCCTGCTCGGCCCAAGCGCCCCTCTCTACCCGGAACCCTTCTTCGAACGAGGAATTACAGCAGTAATGGGCACTCGGATCACCATCCCTGAGACCATGCTTACCATTGTCAGCGAAGCAGGAGGAACGAAAAAACTTCACAAGTACTGCGGAGAGAAGGTTGCTTTCAGTAGAAAGGAGTGGAAAAGAAAAGAAAAATAA
- a CDS encoding beta/alpha barrel domain-containing protein, translated as MIDLFDLYFYEDCPYQDESAELLRLEGKGTLRIRTREAGVCACAEDLAEYYEKKGLKVLKYLRDGEKFEPQDSIFEAKGDLKTLFKLWRVSQTFLTIMCAIAGKTSSFVSAARKANPDLIIATSRKTHPGSRMFELKAVRAGGGDIHRNSLSDSIQLSQNHLEVAGELGELRAMKKIEIEPRSREEAFKYAEMSDIMLLDHLSPEELRELVPELKKLNPKLELAVGGIKAINIPEYAPLVDIIVISAPYYANPLDFTTKIERA; from the coding sequence ATGATAGACCTTTTTGACCTTTACTTTTACGAAGACTGCCCCTACCAGGACGAAAGCGCAGAACTGCTCAGGCTTGAAGGAAAAGGAACGCTCAGGATCCGGACCAGGGAAGCCGGAGTATGCGCCTGTGCTGAGGACTTGGCCGAATATTATGAAAAAAAGGGCCTTAAGGTCCTGAAATACCTCAGGGATGGAGAAAAATTCGAACCTCAGGACAGCATATTCGAAGCCAAAGGAGATCTTAAAACCCTTTTCAAATTGTGGAGGGTTTCCCAGACTTTCCTCACCATCATGTGTGCCATAGCAGGCAAAACCTCTTCTTTCGTCAGCGCAGCCAGAAAAGCAAACCCGGACCTTATTATTGCAACAAGCCGAAAGACCCATCCCGGGTCCCGGATGTTTGAGCTCAAAGCCGTCCGGGCAGGTGGCGGAGACATCCACAGAAACTCCCTCAGCGATTCAATCCAGCTCAGCCAGAACCACCTGGAAGTTGCCGGAGAACTGGGAGAGCTCAGGGCTATGAAGAAAATAGAAATCGAGCCCAGATCGAGGGAAGAAGCATTCAAATATGCCGAAATGTCGGATATCATGCTCCTTGACCATCTCTCCCCTGAGGAACTGCGGGAACTAGTACCCGAACTTAAGAAACTCAACCCTAAACTTGAACTTGCAGTGGGAGGAATAAAGGCAATAAATATCCCTGAATACGCCCCTCTTGTCGATATAATCGTCATAAGCGCTCCCTATTACGCAAATCCCCTTGATTTTACAACGAAGATCGAAAGGGCCTGA